In Colletotrichum destructivum chromosome 1, complete sequence, the sequence AGGCAAGGCTTCAATCACCGCCTTCCGCTGAAATCCCCCGTGCGTCGTGCTGTATGTGGAAGagtcgtcgccatcaacaAAACAACACCACCGACAACCCAGAAATCCTTGTGACTGCCCGCCCCGTGATACCCGTCAAGGTATCAGCGCCGTCACCATGAGGTATGTTTTCCAATCCGGTCAAAAAACCTACGTACGGATTGATTCCATGCAAGCCGCTAACTCGCAACGCTCCCCAGAATCGAGACGTGCTACTTTTGCAGTCGCCCTGCTTACCCGAGCAAGGGCATTACCTTCGTCCGTAACGATGCCAAGGTCTTCCGCTTCTGCCGCAGCAAGTGCCACAAGAACGTACGTCCTCGATTGCGTCCGCGATTCGATCCCCCATCCCGAGAAGCAAGTAGAGGCCAAGACTAACCACCGTGGGACCCAAACAGTTCAAGATGAAGCGTAACCCCCGCAAGCTCAAGTGGACAAAGGCGTACCGCGCCTCGGCGCACAAGGAGATGACGGTCGATAGCACGCTCCAGTTCGGCGCGCGGCGCAACGTGCCCGTGCGGTACGACcgcgacctcgtcgccaagACGCTCAAGGCCATGGAGCGCGTGTCCGAGATCCGGTCCCGCCGCGAGCGCATCTTCTACAAGAAGCGCATGCAGGGCAAGCGCGAGcgcgagatcgccgccgcccgcaagctcgtcgccgagaacgagcaCCTGCTGCCGCGCCTGCGCGGCTCCGAGAAGAGGAGACTCGCTGCCGAGGGCGccaccgaggacgagatcgccgctctcgaggccgagggccgcgtgctcgccgccaagggcaacCGTGCCGGCAAGGTCTTTGGAAAGGAGAAGATTCGCCAGCGTGTCACGGTCGATggagacgtcgtcgaggagcgcgagggcgtcctgcaggagggcgacggcgagtgggacgacgacgacgatgccgaggacgacgacgaggaagaggatggcgatgtcgacatggaggattgaagatgatgatggtgccAGGAGAGAGGAGACGACGTCAGCTCATGTCTATACACCATCGACCAACCGACCAAGAGCTCAGGGGAGGAAAAGACGCACAAAGCAAGAAGAAAGAGACAAAATGCTAATCGATGGgaccccccctctcttccgcCCCTCCGCCCTCATCATCCATGGACAAGGCGAAGAGAGGTTGGGGTTCTTTTTGGGGGTTTATTTTGGTTTATCGGGCGTTGAGGGATACAAAAGGGCGGTTAGCATCGACGGCGTTTGGTGGCTCTGAGAAGAAGGAATaccaagaaagaaaaagtTATCCGAGGTCCAGATTCAGATCGGGCATCCTCTCAGTCCACCGCCTTTCGCCATCCTTCCCTCTTACGGACGCTTGCCTGTGTCGTCCGCGGCCTTTAGGGCAGCCAGTCGGGATGCTCTTTTCATGCCATACGAGTAGGAGGATCTTTGCTGAACATGTCGATTGAATAAGAGGGCGCATAGCAGCGCATGAAGCATGCATGGCCCAACACCTACCCAGCATTTCCATATCTATAAAAAGCAGCAAGCAAGACAGATGCTACCATTGCGACTCCCGCAAATACCGTCGTCCATCAAGTGTCAATCCGGAAGTGAACCGCCCAAAGCGGGCGTCGCGGGTATCATTGTTCTCGGTGTCGTACAATCAAACCCCATCCCCTGAACTCCAAGAGTACCCAAATGGTAATCGTAAACAGCTGCCCTGGCGTAACAAAGACCCTCTTTCGTTCTCTCTTGACACGACGACGTCaatcctcgtcctcgtccttcttcgagGTGTGTTGGtacgccctcggcggcatcggaagcccggcctcgacgtcctcaaTGATCTTTCTCTCCAGCGCCTCCTTGCGCTTCGCCtccccctcggccgtctcggtgCCGCCCGGAACGCTGGTTTCTCCGTAGTTGCCGGCCCCGCCACGTCCCGAGGCGCCCCGAGACGACCGAGCGAGGCTGGCGCTCACGGCCGCCCGCGTCTTCCCTGCGACCTCTTCTTGGTGCTTCGCATCTGGCAGGGAGGACGCATCGTGAAAATTCCCCGCCCCGCCTCTGCCCGCACGCGCGTAGCCGccggccgtcggcgatgtcgagctgGTAGTCGAGGCGACTGTAGCGTTGTTCGTCTTCTGGGCTTCGACGTCCTGGTAGTGTTTGGTTGCCGATAAGCACGTGTCCAATCACTTGGATTAACAGAAAAGACAGGTGGACAGAGAGTTGCACGCACCTCGGGattggccttctcgacgtcctcgacgtcctttTTCGAGTAAAAGTTCCCGCTTCCTGCGAAACCGGGATTAGAGTGGTCATTGAGAGTGGCAGACTTGTATCATACCTCCGCGTCCCGTCTTGCGATACACATCAGACATGGTGGGGTTCGTTGATCAAAGAGGCTGGTCTTTCTATCGGCCGGGAAGAATCGCAACTGGGAAACAAGGCAGAACGCTCAAGGCTCAAACTGGAGATGCTGGACAAAAGAACGACGTGCAATATCTCTGACAAAGACCCAACAGGAGAAAAAGTAACGTGCGGTTTTGCTGCAACTGACAATACTTATCGGCCTAGCCTAGCCATTTGCATAAGGGACCTTGGAGCGAGTGTGGCGCGGCGGGGTTAGTCGGAGCTTTGAGTGTGGGTGGGATGGATGCCCCAAGTCCCCGACTCGACCGTTCCATCCGTGCCCGCagttggtcgtcgtcgaggtcttgGGACAAGAAGAGCCAACATTCCGTTCATGTCAACGATGGCATTCCATTGCTCTTCTGGTTGCCGTGCGCCGTTATTTCACGTTCCAGTGTTGTAGATATGGTCTTCTTGTACAGTCTGATTTAattctctctccctctctcttgtGTCGCTTCTCGACTCGGACACCACGCGTGCGGCTCATTGGAGCAGGGCTCAAAGGGATGCAGCATCCGCGTGTCGATCGCTGCATTCGGGCATATCCAGCCTTCAGTCCTGGATCTTCCATGTGCGACTGGGAAGTCTCAATTCCGTTTTGGGTTCGGGCATGTTCAGCAAGATCGACAGGCACGCCAACTAGGCACCATGTCTTTCAGTGTCCTTCAACTTGAGAAACGTCTAAATCAGACGTTTCGAAGAccgccttcgtcttcgtcttcgtcgtcgtccaacTCGAAATGGGTGCGACGGAGACGCCCTCAAGTGCCACCAACCCATCCCCTCGGGGCCCCTGAGTCGAGTGGCTGGTTTCTGGGAAACTTTTGTGTTGCAGTCGCGCGATCGGCTCTAGTAGCCCAAGGGTCCAACCCTTTCCTTTGTCTTCTTCGTGAAGGGGGAGCGGAACGCACGGGAGCGGCAGCACCATAAACCTTCTCTCAATCCCCAATCCCCAATGAACGAACCTATTACACGATCCCGTCGTTTCCGTACACAGAGAAAGAACAGGTCCGATTCTAGCAGAGGGTGACCCATCCGTGTGAAATACCGTCTTACTGACGCAGGTACACAGCGAAAAAGTTGGCTGGGGCAACGCTTTGCGCGGTTTGGTTGGAGACATCGTAGACAGTTGGCGTCACCAGCTCGCTTCCTCAATGATAACGAAGAGGTACTTCAGGGTACCTCAGTGTACCTGGCATGCCTCCACTCTCGTCGACAGGGGCTCCTGATAGCGACACGCATCCGATGGAGACTGGAGTGGGTGATGTGCAGCTGCGGCAAGAGGGCCTAGCCAGAAACGTTGATCTACCTAGTCCGTTTGTGAGCATGGCATCCACTGCTTAGTAGTCAGTCGTACACAATGATTACGGCTTGTCCTGTTGCCTTCATCACTTTCAACTCGGCTCGCGGGGGTTCCAGCTGCTCCGTGGCGATGACACGGGTGACGGCTGAGCCGGTCCGGGTTCAATCTGATGCCATGTTTCCCAGATATCCGTATTTCCGGCAGAAAGATAGGGAAACGGGAAATCCCATACCCACGTAAGACGGGGCGCAGCCAACTTTGTCTTTCCCCTGTTCAGTCCCATGACCGCGTAAATCAAGCATATTCCCGTCGCAAGTCTCGTTTCTTTCGAGACGCGAGGTCCGCCATATTGAAGCTGGCTGTCACTTCACTTCACTCGGTAAACCTTATCTCCCTTGCGTGCAGGGTTACGTCTTTGCAGAGAGTGCGTCGACACAGCCGTTTTGTGCAGTTATGCCGTCGGCCATGATCGGCGGGGATTGTTACCTTGATGGGGGAGCTTTATGCATGGAGAATCCAGCTTCGCCATGGCATTGCACTGTTCGGGCAGTGAGGGGTGCAGCAGCACCTCGACAGGGCATGACCCTGACGCCCATGTCTCAATGGCGCTGGAGAACCACCTTTTGCTGAGGTTCTTGAGAGCAATCGACGATTTGCCCTGGCCGATGGcactctctctccatctGCGCGGCAGACTAGGGCAACCTTGCCGTGCTGAATTCACGATGGGGGATAGAGTTGGCGATCGACGGCGTCTTGACACTTTGCGTGTGGAGCTGACAGCGTTGGAAACTTGGGGCGATGCCCTTAGTGCGGTTCTCTTTTGCGCAAACCAACTCATGTGTTGAGGCAaaagggaaaaggaaaaaaaaaagtacGAGTCGGAGCTTGCGCCGATGGCTCCAGTGCGATCGCCATCGGTAAAGTGGAATAGGACAACATGTGCCCGActtgccgctgtcgccgtcggccatTGCTGTTGTCGCCGATGGGATGACAAGCTTGTGCCAATGCGCGGATCGGACGTCGATGAGGTTGGTGTTATAATAGGCATgacatgtcgtcgtcgttggcggaATGTCAACTTTTGTCTAGTTTGAAGCGCGCGTAGCCAATGCTTTCCGCGGCCCTCCACGCCGCTTATTGGGCGCTTGATGAACGCACCATCTTCGTTTATTGGGAAGAGCAAGCAGGCTTATGGAGGCTTCACTGCACCTCGTCGAGTTGCTGACATGGAAGCAGACTTCGTGCCTCTCCTTCGTGACAACGCTGGTTCGTCCATGTTGGAACTTTGCCGAAGACCAACAATCATACCGAGACTGGTCTTGCATACATCCAAAGCGTCAGTTTGGGCAACTGAAACTGCGATCACCGAGGGTCTGGACTTGAACAGCTGCGCCCAGTGACGCACTAGTTGCATGTTGGACGTAACCGAACGGCGACATCTGTTTTTTTCAGGATTCGGACAGAGCGAGCgtgcctcttcctcgggtGCGTCGTGGCTTGTCCATCTCCGGGCGCTGGCGGGCCCGTTCGTGTTGGAAGGAGTGCTTCAGTGACGATCCTTTCGGTAGCTCTTTGCTCATTGCCCAGACGTGGCCGCCACACCCGCTTGCGTAACGGGTATCCAAACGGGGGAGAATAGTATCAAGTGGCAAAAGTCTTTTATCCTGTGCCTGTTCAGCAAGCAAGGACGAGCAACGGAGGGACTGCGTCTAATGACGATGGAAGCGGCATGCCGCCAGAGGCACGACAACCCACCCGACCTGCCCAGAGCAGACGGCCGCATGGCGCCCGATGGGGgagaggaggcagcagcTGACAGTCCCGAATGGCACTGGCGGCGTTCCTAGCACGGAGTGAGGGAGACGGGGGACAAGACGGCCCTTGGATGGACTGTTTGGCCGGCACCCCGGTGAAGAGCTGGGCTCGATTACTATCAAGCTCGAGTGGGTTCCCGGTCAGCGAAACGCCTGAGGGGCGAAATCCATGCAGTACACTACAATAAAGCATTTAGAACGCCAGAGGGGCGGGGTGGATGGCTGGACTCTCGACTTCTGCAATGCGTGCGAGACGCGCCAGCCTTTGCCGGATTGACATTGCTCCAACGCCGCCCCAACCCATCTTCAGGCAGAGCGTCCTGGCGGGCAAGTCCTGTGATTTGGTCACCGGGAGGGGCCTGCATCTGGTCATAAGGTGGTGccaggtggtggtggtggtggtggtggtggtggtggtgagctGTGGGTGTGGAAGCCCCCAGCGGATAGTGGTGAGGTCCGGCTCTGGAGCGGACGGTTGGTGGCCGTTTCGCTGTggggtggggaggggtgggggTCGAGTTAGAGCGCAATGTGAAGACagggaaagaggaagaaaaagagaggccaaagggagagggggggccCAAAGCAAGGGAATGGCGGGTGacgagggggagagggatgAGGCGTGTCGATATCGCCATTTTGCGCGAGTGAGTGATGGTGCGTCGCAATGGTTGGGCGGCTGGTGCAACTCTCTAAGTGGACACGAAAGCTGGAAACACACGTTGCTGTGGAGTTGTTGTTTGTCCGACATTCTGccactctctctttcctcttgCTTTTGCTGTAGGCTTGTATCAAGATGGGACTGCAATGTTGTTGTTCCCTCATATTCTTTGCTTCAACAGGAATTCAAAAGTAATTTGGCCCGCATTCGGAGAGTACTTACGTCACTGAACGAGACATAGACGGGGGGGACAAGAGCAGTAAAGTAAGATAAGAGCCAGGGCACTGTCTCGACTGTGCACCCATGCCAGCGGCTGCTCGCCAAAACTGTACAGTTTTCAAGAAATGAGAAATCACTGTACAAGCCTGAGCAGGTGTGGTATTATCGAGCCATTCCTATCTGAGTGGGACTGATGCTCTTACCTAAGCAGGCTGCCTTGTACACGTACTCTGTACTGACAATTTCGACAGCATGTACCCTGTTAAGTACTCGTACGGTGTACCTGCTTGCATTGCACCCGATGACTTGTCAGCCCAACAACGCCGTCGAAGAACTGTCTCCCGTGTGATCAACGATCAACAGAACGTCGGGGaatttttgtttttctttaccctttcttcttttgttcTTCGCGCCTGGCTGCCGACTCCCTCGAGGTTCCTTGCACGGCCATGAGAAAACGTCGGGGCGACCAGCCAGCAGGGAACGAAACAAAACGACGATCACAGCTACGAGAGAAGGCTCCCGAGTCCCAACTAGACCAAGCCATAACGATTCCAAAGGAGACATCAACCGAGTTCTAATAAGACATCTTGCATACGGCCTTTTACGCAACACTTTCTTTTGGCACCTTTCCCGCCTCAGCTTCCCCTCGCGCTgtctcctctcttcccctcaTTCTGCGCACTTGCGCACAACAAATACTCAATGTTGGCATTGGCCCAGAATGTTATTGCGAAACTGCTGCACTGCGTCCTTCCCCACGTCTTGACTTCTGTTCCTGATCCGATGGAAACCATCGTCCCCAGTCAATTGGGGAACGGAGGCGACCAATGCTCACTCCGTGCCAAAGGTTCCAATTCCCCAGCCCGACGCTCGCAGCTCCGGGCCCGGGAGCAGTGGtcggtctggtctggtcttGTCTGCTTGAATTGGAGCTGTCACCCCAGTGGCGCGGACCTGTCGCGCAGTGCAACGCAGCTCGGAACCTGGCAACTTGCCAAATAATGCCACTCGCAGTCGACTCCCATCGAGACACGACATTCTTGAGAGCACCCATTGGAGACTATTGTCTCAACCATTCCACCACCTCGTTACCTCGCAAAAAACACCTTGAGAGATCACGGAGAAGGGGGATGAGGTGAGGAGATAAAGAAGAGGCGGCCACAAGGCTGGCGAGATCCTGACAATTTATTCTTCTGTCGACCAAGGAAACCAGAGGAGAGGCACTCAGGCCAAATGAAGCCACCCCTCGTCCGGCGAGAGACCAAGGCACGAGTCCACTTGTGTTGGGGAACGGGCGAGGCGTTGTACCAACAAAGGCGACGTTCCTTTGGACATTTTCTGGTGTAGGCTTCGTCGCCTGCATAACCCTACTCACAGAGATGCTCCTATGTCGTGCAACTTTTCTCTGTGCCTGTTATACGTACATCGCGAACTAAGTAACAAACTGACTGGCCATTGGGCTTCGAGGCTTGGATGCAAATGTCAGAAGCTCCCGAAACAACCAGCGGAGCAAGAGAGCTCAACAGAtacagacacagacacatacacatacatacaGTCATCGTCTACGAGAAATCGATCatagaggggggggaagtgCCGAGCATAAAATTGCTATTTACGATGTGCAAGCAACCCAGGCTATCGGCCCTGGACACTAATGGGTCTGGGCTCAGGCTcggaggatgaagagggtgAATGGGATGCTGGGATTCATCCACGGGATCCATTCACCCCTCCCCCAGTGACCTTTTCCCCGCCGCACCGGCGCCTTACGGACACGTCCATCGCTCGGGAGGCCGACCATCGCTCGCCCATAGCCAAGGACGAAGGCCACGGGCCATGCTCCTTGCTCGTCGTTCCTGGCGCCCGTCCACTGCTTCCGCTGTATCCACGGCCATGTCCACTTCCATCACTTCACCACCTGAGAGGTACATTGTGGCGTACCTTGGTCCCGTTTTATCTTTCACACACTGTGGGACACAGAGAGGGGAAGGTCAAGCCAGaatgcagcagcagggaagagagagaggagagagaaggagagggagagaaagagagagccCCTTCGCCATGTACGGGAGTACCcaggcgcgcgcgcgcacatCTCACTTGTAACTCCAAGGCCCACGCCTCCCTTTCCCCagcccacccccctccctcctctctcctctttcgCTCTGTCGCTCTCACacccagcgccgccgccccttcTGAGGTGAGTGAAGGTtagaggggagaggagagagtaCGGGAGTGTGTCCTGCTGCGGTACGGCCTCCTCctgcccctcctcttctcctggTCCAATAGATGCCAATCCTCGTCCCCGACCAGCGCTCTTCTCTCCCATTCTGGCTGCTTGTTGGAAATAAGACCGTCTGGTCTGCTTCGCCCATCGTTGGACTTTTTGGGGCCCCCTTCCAAACGTCCTCTGTCTCGAGCCCACAACTTTTCCCTTCTCACTCAACTGCACTCTCGATCCAAAGCAACAACGAGAAGAGGAACGATCCGAGGGGAGGAAACAAAAGTTGAAGAAGCCAGCCTGGACCTCAACCGCCCTGTTGATCGTCCGTCTGCTGAACCCCCCCGGCACGTACCAACCTTGGCCGTTCaataccaccaccactaccaccacccaccacccaccatATACTATCGGCTGGCCCAGCTCGGAGCTACTACGTACACCCGCCCACAGACACACCCCTGCCGAATTGCTGCTCCTCCCCAAAATAATATTATTTCTCGCCCGGAGGCTTGCCTTTGCGACTCACTCATCACCTGTCTACCTGTCTACCACCgccaaaccaaaccaaaaCACACAACAACTGCCACGTCTACGAATAGTTACACTCTCACAATCGTCTTGCGAAGAGTAAAGTGTTCGGCTCTCGTTGTCGAACCTGATCAGCATCGGTAGTTGGCAATGGCCTCTTCAAAGGTACGCCCGGAATCGGGACGCCCAAAAACCCatgccctgccctgccttGCCTAGCTCTCGCTCCCGTCACTCTTCAGTCACGCTGACCAtttcgccgtcctcgtccaggaaATGCAGCAGACCACAAGGCCATTGACCCAACAccgtccctccctctcgacTGCCCCCTCTTCCGGACTTACCACACGACAATCCCACTCGCGGACCAACTCCCACTCCAttctcggcggcgctctCAATGCCAACCACCGCGTCACCCGCCGCAAGTCCATGACCAACACGGCCGCGAACGCAGCCGCCATGGCAGCCGCAATCAAGGAAATCGGCGGTGACAATGTCACGCCTATAGCCGTCAGCTCTCGCCGTAACACGGCGTCAAAGAGcgctgccgcccgcgccgcAATCGTTGGAAGCCTGCCTTCCCCTCCGGCGAGTCTGCCGACCCAGAAGTTCCATTTGGACGGGAAGACAGACATCCACGAGAGCGCCATTGAAGACGATCCGAACAACGGGTCGGCGGACGAAGGCGAGAACAATGCTCAGAAGGCTCGCATCCGTCGCGCTAGCGACGGACAGCCCCTCATCAAGGAGGGCAGCCGGAAGTTCAATCGCGTTGAGCTTAAGTGCGAGACGTGCGGAAAGGGTTACAAGCACAGCAGTTGCCTGACCAAGCATTTGTTCgtcccccttcccatcccCCCCGCAACTCCCATTTCATGTATCCCTGGCGTAGGCTGTCGAGGCCAGATGACTGGATTCCCTGTGATCGATGTGTAGCCGGGCAGTTTGTTGACTCATTTCTGGTCAGGTGGGAACACACTCCCGAGTGGTCATTGACGTCCAAGCTGCTTATCTCCAAGCACCAACAAGTCCAGCTCTTGGAAGCTGCCTCGGTCCTGTTGACAATGAACCATGGCAAGGAGGATGCGGACGTGACCACACCTCCGGATTCTGCCAAGGACTTCCCCAGTGACCAAGAAGAGTCGGCTTCTCCTGCTGCCTCTGGATACTCGGATGAGAGACACAGCTCTGCCGACACCACCCCGCCGCCCCAATTGGAAGGTTTCGCGTCGTCGGATCGTGCGTTCTCGAAGCGGTTCGGGTCTGGAAGCGGATTCGGTCGTTCATATCAATCGGCGGTGTCCACCAATCCTCTTGTGACAGGCAGCATGCCTCACGGATCTGGATTCTCATCACACTTTCGTCAGACGAGCCAAGACCAACGGCCACCGTCGTCCGGGAGGA encodes:
- a CDS encoding Putative ribosomal protein L24e/L24 superfamily codes for the protein MRIETCYFCSRPAYPSKGITFVRNDAKVFRFCRSKCHKNFKMKRNPRKLKWTKAYRASAHKEMTVDSTLQFGARRNVPVRYDRDLVAKTLKAMERVSEIRSRRERIFYKKRMQGKREREIAAARKLVAENEHLLPRLRGSEKRRLAAEGATEDEIAALEAEGRVLAAKGNRAGKVFGKEKIRQRVTVDGDVVEEREGVLQEGDGEWDDDDDAEDDDEEEDGDVDMED
- a CDS encoding Putative Zinc finger C2H2-type — its product is MASSKEMQQTTRPLTQHRPSLSTAPSSGLTTRQSHSRTNSHSILGGALNANHRVTRRKSMTNTAANAAAMAAAIKEIGGDNVTPIAVSSRRNTASKSAAARAAIVGSLPSPPASLPTQKFHLDGKTDIHESAIEDDPNNGSADEGENNAQKARIRRASDGQPLIKEGSRKFNRVELKCETCGKGYKHSSCLTKHLWEHTPEWSLTSKLLISKHQQVQLLEAASVLLTMNHGKEDADVTTPPDSAKDFPSDQEESASPAASGYSDERHSSADTTPPPQLEGFASSDRAFSKRFGSGSGFGRSYQSAVSTNPLVTGSMPHGSGFSSHFRQTSQDQRPPSSGRNATGQEDRDLAAAVELLSCSFNSNNGRTVQLPADAPPVPPLPAQYLDQAASFSSAAGFSAGFSAGFLNSFPSRQPESFTRGELRNADVKMEDSDSVMDDDDFDRRSRSRSDEDDDGVFGRMEE